The genome window CTGCTTGACGCTCGGGATAGGCACCGTGTCCAGGCTGACGACTCTTGAAACGACCGAGTCTTGGAGCTTCTGAGAGGCGTTGCCGCTGAAGACGGCGTGCGTGCATGCGGCGATGACGTCCTCGGCCCCGCGCTTCAAGAGCGCTTCGGCTCCCTGGATGATCGAGCCGCCGGTATCGATCATGTCGTCGATCATCACGCACTTCTTCCCTTCGACGTCGCCGATGATCTCGACGATGTCGACCTTGTTCGGTTCAGGGCGACGTTTGGCGATGATCGCGAGCGGGCATTTCAGCATCTCCGCCAGGGCCCGCGCTCGGGTCACGCCCGCGACGTCAGGACTGACGATGACGACGTTCTCGAGTTCGGAATAGCCTTGCTCGATAAAGTGGCGGCCCAAGATCGGTCCGGCGTAGAGGTGGTCGACGGGGATGTCGAAGAACCCCTGGATCTGCTCGGCGTGCAGGTCGATGCACACGACGCGGTGCGCGCCCGCTTCTTCGATGAGGTCGGCGATCAACCGGGCCGTGACAGGTTCGCGGGGCTTTAGCTTCTTGTCCTGGCGCGCATAGCCGTAGTACGGCATCACGACCGTGATCCGGTTGGCGCTCGCCCGACGGAAGGCGTCGAGCATGATCAGCAGCTCCATGAGCGTGTCGTTGACGGGCGCGCAGGTCGGTTGGATGATGAACACGTCGTTTCCGCGCGTGCTCTCGTCGACCTGGATCCGGATCTCACCGTCGCTGAAGCGCGTCGACGTCAGTGCGCCGATTTCGATGCCCAGATATTCGGCGACCTTGTGACCGAGGTCCGCGTGCGCGTTCCCCGCGAAGAGCTTCATGTCGGAAAGCTCGCCGTTGTTGACCTTGACGCCGTTCGTCACGGCTTCTGGTTTGATTGCTTGTCCCTCCAGGATTTGGCCCAACCTTCTTTGTTCTCCTGCCTCGCTCGACCGATCGCCATGGCGTCTTCAGGGACGTCCTGACTGACGACGCTGCCCGCCGCCACGAAGGCGCCTGCACCTATTGTACGCGGGGCGATGATGGTGCTGTTCGATCCGATGAACGCGCCGTCACCGATTTCCGTCCGGTTCTTGCTGTAGCCGTCGTAGTTGCACGTGATCGTGCCTGCGCCGATGTTCGCTTTGGACCCGACGGTCGAGTCTCCGATGTAGGTCAGGTGCGACACGGCCGTGAGTTCTCCGACATCGGAGTTCTTGATTTCGACGAAGTTGCCGACCTTGACTTTGCGGCCGAGCTTGGTGCCTGGTCGAAGGTTACTGAACGGACCGCAACGCGAGCACTCTTCCATCGTCGCCTGGTCGACGTGGCTCATGAAGACCCGGCAACCGCGACCGATCGTGCTGTCCTTGATCCATGCGTTCGGGCCTATCTCGGCACCCGCCGAGATCTTCGTCCCTCCTTCGATGACGGTCATGGGTTGGATGAGGACGTCCGGTTCGAGCTCGACGTCGAAGCCGATATACGTGCTGGTGGGGTCGACGATGGTCACGCCGTTCATGGCGTGCCGCCGCAAGATCCGTAGGCGCATGATGCGGGCGGCTTCGGCGAGTTGCCAGCGGTCGTTGACGCCCATGAACTCGTCGGGATCGTCGAAGACTTCGGCGACGACACGGCCACCACGCTTACGGATCTCGGCGATGGCGTCTGTAAGGTAGTACTCGCCTTGAGCGTTCGTGTTGCCAAGGCCCGGAAGGATCTCCATGAGGAGCCTGCAGTCGAAGACGTAGACGGCCGGGTTGACCTCCTGGATGGCGCGCTCGGAAACCGTCGCGTCCTTCTCTTCGACGATGCGTTCTACGAGGCCGTCGGCGTCCCTCACGATCCGGCCGTAGCCCTTAGGATCGAAGGTGACGAAAGTCGCCATGACGGCTTGGGCGTCTTCGGCCTCGAACCGCTCGAGCAGGGCGCGCAAAGTTTCCGAGCTCAGGAGGGGCGTATCGCCGGGAGTGACCAGCACGGGACCGTCGTGGCCCTTCAGCAGGTCCGCTGCCATCAAGGCGGCGTGGCCCGTGCCGAGTTGTTCGTCTTGCTCGGCAAAACCCACTTGGCCGTCCAGGGCCTCGCGGACGAGGTCGCCTTGATAGCCCACCACCACGATGGGACGGGCGACCCCGGCGCTTTTGGCGGCTGAAACGACCAACTGGACCATCGGGACCCCGGCCACCTCGTGTAGCGCCTTCGGCAGGTCGCTCTTCATTCGGGTGCCTTTGCCTGCGGCCAAGACGAGGCCGGCGGCAGGGGATCGGGGGGCCATGGACGGGTCAAGATACCCGACGCCCAGCCCCGTAGGCATGCGAGGGGGCGAGGGGCCCCATGACCTTCCGGTAGCATCGGGAAGCGATGCCTTTGCACGTCGTCGACCACCCCCTCGCCCAGCACCTCTTGACCGGCCTCCGCGACCGCGAGACAGGGCCTGACAGGTTCCGACAGATGGCGTGGACCCTCTCGACGATCGTGATCCTTGAGGCGACGCGAGGGCTCGGATTGAAAGTCGAATCGGTGCAGACGCCACTGGAGCCGACGGACGGTCGAAGGTTGTCCCAAGGTCTGGCCGTCGTCCCTGTGCTCCGGGCCGGACTCTCGATGCTGGAACCGGCACTCCAGTTGTTCCCGGACGTCGCGGTCGGCTACATCGGGCTCGAACGTAGCCACATCGACGCGACCGCGAGTTCCTATTACTGCAAACTTCCGAACTTGGCGGACCGGTACGTGCTGCTCGCCGATCCGATGCTGGCGACCGGGGGCAGCGCCGCCCAGGCTGCGTCGGTCCTGAAGTCGCAAGGAGCGGCGAAGACGGTCATGGCGTGCATCGTCGCCGCACCGGAAGGCGTCGAAGCGATGGCCGCGGCCCATCCGGACGTCGAGGTCTTCACGGCCGGTCTCGACAGGCAGTTGAACGGCCAAAAGTACATCCTTCCCGGCTTGGGGGACTATGGCGACCGTCTGTACGGGACCTTGTAGACCGGGAACGGATCGCCGGCGTCCTTGCTTGAAGAGACCATGGAAGCCCGAACGGTCCAGCGCCAAACCGTCCGCTTGAGCACGATCGTCCTTGTCACGGTCGCTCTTTTCGACTTGGTTTCCACGTTGATGTGGCTGAACATGGGCCACGGCGAGGGCAATCCCATCTTTGCCTACCTGGCCTCGGTCGGGACCGGCCCCTTTGTCCTCGGCAAACTCCTGTTCCTCGTCGTGCCGTTGTTGGCGATCGAATACGCCAGGACGAAACGGCCTGTCACAGCGGAAGTCGGAACGTGGGTGGCGGCGGTCGCCTACGCGGGCCTTTGGGGTTCCCACGTCATCAGGCTCGCGGCTTAGCCCTTGAAGTAAGCGTCGGGAACGCGCGGGGCGACGAGCGCCTTATCCGGGGCGGGGCTCCGTCCTACGTCTTCGGCGACCTTGAACGGCACGAGCGTACTGACCCCCGGTTCCTGCATCGTGACCCCGAACCAGACGTCCGCGCATTGGATCGTGGTCGTGTTATGGGTCACGAGCACGAACTGGATGTCTTTGCTGAAGTCGCGCATGAGACCGATGAACCGCTCCACGTTACGGCCGTCGAGCGGAGCGTCGACTTCGTCGAGGATGACGAGCGGGCTCGGCTTGACCTTCAACAACGCGAACAGGAACGCCAGCGCGCTAAGGGCCCTTTCTCCGCCGCTCAAGAGCTCGAGCCGTTGTTTCTTCTTCCCGGGAACGGTCACCGAGATCTCGACTCCCGCGTCGAGGTCTTCCCCGCCCTGGATCATGTCCAAGACGCCTTCTCCCCCTCCGAACACCGTCTTGAACGTTTCGCCGAACGCTTCCTTGATTTTGACGAACGTCTCGGTGAACTTGTCCCGGGTCAGGCGGTCGAGCTCACGGATGCTCGATTTGACTTCGTCCATGCCCGACTCGATGTCTTTGGCCTGGGCGTCGAGCTCTTCGAACCTCTCGGTCAATCGTTCGTAGGCTTCGACCGCGCCCAAGTTGACGTCGCCCATTTCCTTGAGCTCCTTGCGGAGCCTAGCGACGAGGACGCCCGCATCGGGAGGGACGACGGTGGTCGGAGCCTCGGACAGTGCTTTCGCCTGGTCGACACCGTATTCCTCCAGTAGCCGTTCGAGGACAGTCGCACGCTTCGCGTCGATCCGCGTCCTTCGGAGTTCGGCCTGGTACGCGGCGTTTTCGGCCTGTGAGGCTGCCTTACGGGCCTCTTGGGCCTGCTCGGTCGTGTGTTCGACCGACGAAGCGGAACCGCGCCTTCGCTCCGACAGCTCGTGCATCATGGCGGAAAGCCGAGCGTGTTCGGCCTCGTGGGTGTCCCGTTCGGATCTGGCGCGCTCGATTATGGCGAACTGGGCTTCTCGTTCCGGGCCGAGCCCGCCCGCCCGTTTGGCTCGGTGGCGTTCGGACTCTTCCACGGTCTTGACGCGCCGTTCGCAGTCTTCGACGCGGCGCTTCGCCGTCTGGGCGCGATCCCGAGCTTCGCGCAGTCGCTCGCCCGACGACTCCGCTTCTTTGAGCCGTGCGGAATAAGCTTTCCAAGCTTCGTCGCGGACACGTTCGAACTCAGTGACGTCGACGGTGACGGGCTCGGAGCCGGACGTCGCCTCAAGGCCTTCGATCTCGGCTAAGAGGCGGGCTCGTGCCCGTTCGGTGGACGCCAGTTCGCTTTCCAGGCTCTTCAGCCAACTTCGGGCCTCCTCGACGGCCAGCAGGACGGGCTGAAGTCCGGACTGGAGCCGTGTCCGCTCCGCGACCGCCTCCGACCGGCGGTTCTCGAACGCTTTCCCGGCCGCTTCGAGTGCGGACAACCGCTTCTGAAGGCCCTTGAGGGACTTCTCGCACTCAGCGAGCTCCGACGTCCGCTGGACAAGCCCTGAGGTCTGTCGAAGGGCGCGACCCCCCGTCACCGCGCCGCTCGCGTGGACGACTTCCCCGTCGAGCGTGACGCACCGCGACCAGCCGGACGTCCGGGCCAACCGGAGGGCGACGTCAAGGTCTTCGACGACGAGGACGCGCCCGAGGAGGCTTTCGATGACGGGCCGGTGTGAAGCGCGGCACTCGACGAGGTCGGCGGCGATACCGACGACGCCCGGACCGGCCGCAAGCCGCTCGAGCTCGCGGTTGCGTTGTTGCGGCCGGACGAGGTCGACAGGCTGGAACGTGGCACGGCCCAGTTTCTCGTCCTTGAGCCACTGGATCGCCCGCTTGGCGTGTCCTTCGTCCGGAACGATGAGATCGTTGGCGGCCGCCCCCAAGGCCGTGTCCATTGCGACGGCCAAGTCTGGATCGGCCTGGACGCACTCTCCGACGGGCCGGAACTCACCTTCGAGCTTGCCGGACCGCACCAGGTCGAGGACGGCCCGTGCGCCTTGTGAGAGTCCCTCGTGGGCCGCGATGGTGGCTTCGATCCCCCGCCTCTTACCGTCGAGGGCCGCGACTTCTGCCAAGATCTTCCGGACTTCGGCCGCCCGGTCTTCTTCGTCGTGAACGAGTGCCGCAAGCGCTTTGTCGTGGGCCTCGAGGGCCTCACGACCGGACCGGGCGGCGGTTTCTGCCTCGGTCAAGGAAGCTTGGGCTTCTTCGATGCCGGACTGAAGGTCGGGCAACGTCCCGTCTATGCCTTGGAGTTCCTTGGCCGCTTCACGCGCCCTTTGCCTACGGTGTTCGCGTTCCAGGTCCGCACGGTGGGCCTCCGCCATCCTCTCCCGGGCTTCGGTCAAGGCTTGCTCCGCTGACTCCAGGTCTGCGGCGAGCGCTTTGGCGTCCGTATCGGCCCCCGAAAGTTCGGCCGACAAAGCTTCGAGGCTTTGTTCGGCGGCTCGTACTTCCACGATGGCCGCCTCGAGGTCTTCAGAAGCGTGGGACAACCGGTCGCGGGACGATCCGGCTTCCGCTTCCAGGTTCTCTTCGAGGACGGTCAGGCTCTGCAGCCGTGTCTCCGCTATGGAAATCGCCGAAGCTGCCTCGTCGGCGAGGTTCCGGATCTGACTTGCGAGTTTCCGTACGCCTTCGGCCTCCGATTCGAGCGTTGCGGCTTGGGCGGCCGTTTCCTTGGCGCGGGCCTCTAAGGAGGCGGCCAACGCGGTCTCTCTTTCGGCTGTGGTCTGGGCTTCGAGGACGTTTGCGGCAAGCCCTTCCGTCTCTTCGACGGCCGCGGCCAGTTCTTTCACTAGGAGGCCGCACTCGACCTGGCGGAGGCCTTTGAGGGCGCTCTTGTAACGGACTGCGACTTCCGCTTCTTCGGCAAGGGGTTCCCGTTGCGCGTCGAGCTCTTGCAGGACGTCTTGGACACGGCGGAGATGGGTCGACGCGGCGTCGAGCCGCCGGACGGCCTCTTGGCGCCTCATGCGGTACCGCTGGACGCCCGCCGCCTCGTCGATCCAAGCCCGGCGCTGTTGTGGCGACGCGGCGAGGGCCTGGTCGATGTCGCTCTGCCCGACGATCGCGTACCCGGCGCGGCCAAGCCCCGAGTCGGCCAGCAGGTCGGCCACGTCCTTCAACCGGCAAGCCCGCTTGTTGATCTCGTACTCGCCCTGTCCGCTCCGGTCGACACGCCGCGTGACGCTGACCTCGGCACAATCCATGGGAAGGGCGCCGTCCTCGTTGTCGAAGGTCAGGGTGACTTCGGCGTAGCCCATCGCTTTACGGTGGACCGAACCGGCGAAGATGACCTCTTTGCCGGACTGGGCGCGTAAGGCCCGTGCGCTCGTCTCGCCGAGCCCCCAAAGCATCGCGTCGACGATGTTCGACTTTCCGCAACCGTTCGGGCCGACGACGGCCACGATGTCGCCGCCGAGTTCGAACTCGGTCTTATCGGCGAAGGTCTTAAACCCCTGGATGCGGACCCGCTTCAGCTTCATGCGCGAGGACTACAGATCAACGGACGGGGAGGCGTCCGCTTTTGGACGGGACATTTCAAAGAGTTTTCCACCTGCCAGATCAAGATAGCCCGAACCGCCGAGCCGGGCGATCGGTCGGAAGCCGGTGGGTTTGCGGGTTTCCGCGTCCCAGACGTCGGAGCTGAGGTCGACCGCGAGGACCTCTCCGATGACAAAAGCGGCATCGCCGTGCTCGAACAGGTGAACGCAACGGCATTCGAGCGCGGCCGGGCTTTCCGCGACGCGGCCCGGTCTGACGACGGAGCTTTCGACCGCTGTGAACCCGCCGATGCCCCACTTGGAACCCCGCTTCGCCGCATCGACGGCCGTTTGGTTCATGCCCTCGGCCATGTCACGGTCGACGAGGTTGACGACGAACTCGCCGGTCTCTTCGACGTTGGTCAATGTCGCTTTCTTCCGCCCGTCTTTGCCCCGTACCGGACAGAACGCAAGGCTCGGCGGTTTCGCCCCTCCGAGCATGAAGAAGCTGAACGGAGCGAGGTTGGCCTCGCCCGTGCCGGAAAGGGTGCTCACGAACGCGATCGGACGCGGTACGACGAGGTTGCTCAGCAGGTCGTAGGCAAAGCTGGGGGACTCGTCGGCAAGGCGCCAGACCAAACGGGGCACGCCCGATTGTAGCCGAGCCGGACAGCCTTACCAGCGGACGCCGAACAAGGCTAAGACGATCAGTCCGAGGGTGGACAGTGCCGTCCCATAACCGAACATGAGGATCCGGAAGGCCTTCTTTCCGAGGGGATGCCTGAAGTTGATGACGCGTTCGTCATCGTGGGCCGACCCGTCGGCCCGACGGCGAGGCACCCAAAGGCGAGTGTCGCCGGTTCCGAAATAGAACCCGAAGCGCCAACTCGAAGGCCTCGACCAGACGTCACGGTTGGCGTCCTTCCGCTCCTTGATGAGCGGCTCGAAGACGCGGGAACCGACGAGGACGTACTCGGTCGTCTGCAACACCGTGGGCCACTCGAACCGTGTCGCCATAGTCCCATTGTCGGACGCCACGCGCCCGACCCTCAAGGTTTTGACCGTTTCAGGCCGCCTCTATCGTGCGACGAGCCTGAAGAACGACCGTATTCCTACCGATACTCCAATCAGCCCCCCATGGCCTTCCTTCAAAAGGCGCTCCGTCACAACGACCTCCTGATCGGCGGCGCGATGCTCGTCATCGTCAGCATGTTGATCATGCCCCTGCCGCATTGGGCCCTGGACTTCGGCCTGGTCGTGGCGATGGCCACGGCCGTCATCATCCTTCTGACGTCGGTCAACGTCAAGGATCCGCTCCAGTTCAGCGTCTTCCCTTCTCTGCTGTTGATCACGACGTTGTTCCGTCTGGCCCTCAGCATCGCTGCAACGAAGCTGATCCTCGGTTCGGGCGACGCGGGGCACGTGATCCAGACCTTCGGCCAGTTCGTCCTGGGCGGGGACTTCGTCGTCGGCTTTGTCGCGTTCGTGATCCTGATGATCGTGCAGTTCATCGTCATCACGAACGGTGCGACGCGCGTGTCCGAGGTCGTGGCGAGGTTCACCTTGGACGCCATGCCGGGCAAACAGATGGCGATCGACGCCGACCTGGCCGCTGGGCTGATCGACGAAGACGAGGCCCGTGCCCGCCGCAAGGGGGTCAAACAGGAAGCCGACTTTTACGGCGCGATGGACGGTGCGAGCAAGTTCGTCAAGGGCGACGCCGTCGCGGCGATCCTGATCATTTTGGTCAACATCATCGGTGGGTTCGCGGTCGGGTTCATGAAGGGCGGCGGCGACGTCCAGCAGATCCTCAGCACCTATGCGATGCTCTCGGTCGGCGAAGGCCTCGTTTCTCAAATCCCCGCCCTCCTGATCTCGACCGCCAGTGGTCTCTTGGTCACTCGGTCCGGCCAGGAAGCGGGCATGGGCGGGACGCTCCTTGGCCAAATGCTCGCCCAACCGAAGGTCCTGGCTTCGACGGGCGTCGCTCTGGCCGTGTTCGGGTTCGTCCCGGGCTTTCCGACCCCCATCTTCCTCCTCCTCGGAGCAGCCCTCTATGGCGTCAGCCGTTTCGCGGTCAAGAACCCGAACGTGTCCAAGCAACTTTCGGGAGAGCCCGTCAAGAAAGCCGAAACTGCGCATCAGGCGCACCATCAGCCGCCTGCCGGCCCGGAAGCCGCTCTCGCTCTCGTGGCCGTCGACGCCTTGGAGATCGAGGTCGGATACAGCTTGACAAGGTTGGCCGACGCCCGGATGGGTGGCGACCTGCCGGAGCGCGTCACGGCGACACGCCGCCAAATCGCGGTGGAACTCGGTTACGTGATGCCGAGCGTCCGCATCCGGGACAATGCGGCATTGGCCCCGAACGAATATGTGATCAAAGTCCGGGGGGAAGAAGTGGGACGCGCGACCGCGAACGCCGACGAACTGCTCGCGATCAGCAGCGGCGATGTGCTCGCGCCTGTCGTCGGGACTCCGGCCAAGGAGCCCGTTTTCGGTCTCGAAGCCGTTTGGATCGACCCCGCATTCCGAAGCGCGGCCGAGGCCAACGGCTACACCGTGGTCGAACCCAGCGCGATGATGGCCACCCACCTCTGTGAGACCGTGAAGACTTACGCGGCCGAACTCCTTTCCCGTCAAGAGGTCCAGGCCCTTGTCGAGAACGCCAAGGCCCACAACGAGGCCGTCGTTTCCGAACTTATCCCGAACACGGTCACTTACGGTGACATCCAGAAAGTCCTACAACACCTGCTCCGGGAACGCATCCCCGTCCGCGACATGGTGACGATCCTGGAGACCATGGCCGACTTCGCGAGCCGGGTCAAGGACAACGAGCAGCTCGGCGAACTCGTCCGTGCGGCCATCGCGCGGACGATCACGCGGCAGTACGTCGACGATGCGAACCGACTGTCGTGCCTGACCATCGATCCCGGTATCGAACGGGTCTTGATGGACGGTGTCCAACACACGGCGGGCGGGGTTTCGCTCGCCCTCGACCCGCAGGTCCAACAGAGGGTGTTGGACGAGCTTTCGAGGGGCTTCGACGACGCTGTCCGCGACGGGCGCAACGCGGTCGTCCTGTGCTCTTCCGCCCTCCGGTTGCCCCTCCGCAAGGTCGTGGAGCGGTATCTGCCGCAATTGCCCGTGCTCGCCTACAACGAGGTTTCGGCCAAAGCGGAGGTCGAGTTCGTCGGCCAAGTCGCCTTCGCAGCGTAACGGCCGTTCCGGGCGCTCGGGACGGTAAACTGGACGTTCGGCCGTGGACCCTATCTCAAACCGTCAAGAGCAGATCCTCCAAGCCGTGATCGTCGAGTACGTTACGGGGGCGGAGCCCGTCCCCAGCGAGACGATCGTCAAGAAGTATCAACTCGGCGTCCGGAGTGCGACCGTCCGGAGCGAACTGGCCGAAATCACCGAGCTCGGACTGCTCGACCAGCCCCACACGAGCGCCGGACGCGTCCCGAGCGACCGGGGCTACCGTTATTACGTCGACAGGCTCCTCGTCGAGCGTGAGCCCGAAGGCCAGGAGAAGAAGTCCGTCCGGGCCGCTGCCGAAGAAGAGGACACGCTTCGGACGCTGCTGCAGGAAACGACGAAAGCCCTCAGCCGACTCACTCATCTGTTGTCGGCGGCCGCGGTCCTTCGGGACGCCCAATTGAGGGTCAGGAGCGTGCTCTTGACGGCTGTCGGCCCTGGACGGAGTCTTCTCGTCATCGTCTTCCAAAACGGTCACATTGAAAACCGGCTGATCGACTGCCCACCGGGTACGACGATCCTTCAGTTGGGCGACGTGAACGCCGCCCTGTCCCGATCAGCGGACGGACAGACGATCGGGAGCCTCGCCAAGGCGAAACCGCCTTCGCACGACGATGCGGCGACGAACGCGGTCCTTAAGACCGCGTGGAACGCCCTAAAGAGCACGGCAAAGGAGATCACTCGAGGGAAACTGATCACGGAAGGGGAGGAGTACGTGCTCGCCCAGCCCGAGTTCCAGAGGAGCATGGACGAGATGCAGTCGCTCCTGGCGAGCATCGAAGACGAGGAAGCCCTCCTTTCGGCCGTGTCGGGAGAAGGGGTCACGATCGGCCGGGAGAACAAGTTGGAGAGCATGCACGGCCTGACGATCCTGAGGCGGTCGTTCTTCGCGGGCGAGGAGGAGGCCGGAACGCTCGCGATCGTCGGCCCCAAACGCATGCACTACGACAGGACGTTGGCCTTGTTGGACTACTCGGCTAAGGCCGTCAGCGACGCCTTGTCTAAGCTGGTCAAGTGAGACTTGGCGGGCCGCCGGCCCAAAGTTGACTCTATACTGGTCCTGTGAACCTGCGTCCCCTCCTTTCGCTTGCGGCCGTGACCCTGTTGTGGGGCTGCTCGCAAACGCCCTCCGGATCGTCTGGAACCGCGGCGGGCAAGCCTGCCGG of Armatimonadota bacterium contains these proteins:
- the upp gene encoding uracil phosphoribosyltransferase; amino-acid sequence: MPLHVVDHPLAQHLLTGLRDRETGPDRFRQMAWTLSTIVILEATRGLGLKVESVQTPLEPTDGRRLSQGLAVVPVLRAGLSMLEPALQLFPDVAVGYIGLERSHIDATASSYYCKLPNLADRYVLLADPMLATGGSAAQAASVLKSQGAAKTVMACIVAAPEGVEAMAAAHPDVEVFTAGLDRQLNGQKYILPGLGDYGDRLYGTL
- the flhA gene encoding flagellar biosynthesis protein FlhA, whose product is MAFLQKALRHNDLLIGGAMLVIVSMLIMPLPHWALDFGLVVAMATAVIILLTSVNVKDPLQFSVFPSLLLITTLFRLALSIAATKLILGSGDAGHVIQTFGQFVLGGDFVVGFVAFVILMIVQFIVITNGATRVSEVVARFTLDAMPGKQMAIDADLAAGLIDEDEARARRKGVKQEADFYGAMDGASKFVKGDAVAAILIILVNIIGGFAVGFMKGGGDVQQILSTYAMLSVGEGLVSQIPALLISTASGLLVTRSGQEAGMGGTLLGQMLAQPKVLASTGVALAVFGFVPGFPTPIFLLLGAALYGVSRFAVKNPNVSKQLSGEPVKKAETAHQAHHQPPAGPEAALALVAVDALEIEVGYSLTRLADARMGGDLPERVTATRRQIAVELGYVMPSVRIRDNAALAPNEYVIKVRGEEVGRATANADELLAISSGDVLAPVVGTPAKEPVFGLEAVWIDPAFRSAAEANGYTVVEPSAMMATHLCETVKTYAAELLSRQEVQALVENAKAHNEAVVSELIPNTVTYGDIQKVLQHLLRERIPVRDMVTILETMADFASRVKDNEQLGELVRAAIARTITRQYVDDANRLSCLTIDPGIERVLMDGVQHTAGGVSLALDPQVQQRVLDELSRGFDDAVRDGRNAVVLCSSALRLPLRKVVERYLPQLPVLAYNEVSAKAEVEFVGQVAFAA
- the glmU gene encoding bifunctional UDP-N-acetylglucosamine diphosphorylase/glucosamine-1-phosphate N-acetyltransferase GlmU, which produces MAPRSPAAGLVLAAGKGTRMKSDLPKALHEVAGVPMVQLVVSAAKSAGVARPIVVVGYQGDLVREALDGQVGFAEQDEQLGTGHAALMAADLLKGHDGPVLVTPGDTPLLSSETLRALLERFEAEDAQAVMATFVTFDPKGYGRIVRDADGLVERIVEEKDATVSERAIQEVNPAVYVFDCRLLMEILPGLGNTNAQGEYYLTDAIAEIRKRGGRVVAEVFDDPDEFMGVNDRWQLAEAARIMRLRILRRHAMNGVTIVDPTSTYIGFDVELEPDVLIQPMTVIEGGTKISAGAEIGPNAWIKDSTIGRGCRVFMSHVDQATMEECSRCGPFSNLRPGTKLGRKVKVGNFVEIKNSDVGELTAVSHLTYIGDSTVGSKANIGAGTITCNYDGYSKNRTEIGDGAFIGSNSTIIAPRTIGAGAFVAAGSVVSQDVPEDAMAIGRARQENKEGWAKSWRDKQSNQKP
- the smc gene encoding chromosome segregation protein SMC yields the protein MKLKRVRIQGFKTFADKTEFELGGDIVAVVGPNGCGKSNIVDAMLWGLGETSARALRAQSGKEVIFAGSVHRKAMGYAEVTLTFDNEDGALPMDCAEVSVTRRVDRSGQGEYEINKRACRLKDVADLLADSGLGRAGYAIVGQSDIDQALAASPQQRRAWIDEAAGVQRYRMRRQEAVRRLDAASTHLRRVQDVLQELDAQREPLAEEAEVAVRYKSALKGLRQVECGLLVKELAAAVEETEGLAANVLEAQTTAERETALAASLEARAKETAAQAATLESEAEGVRKLASQIRNLADEAASAISIAETRLQSLTVLEENLEAEAGSSRDRLSHASEDLEAAIVEVRAAEQSLEALSAELSGADTDAKALAADLESAEQALTEARERMAEAHRADLEREHRRQRAREAAKELQGIDGTLPDLQSGIEEAQASLTEAETAARSGREALEAHDKALAALVHDEEDRAAEVRKILAEVAALDGKRRGIEATIAAHEGLSQGARAVLDLVRSGKLEGEFRPVGECVQADPDLAVAMDTALGAAANDLIVPDEGHAKRAIQWLKDEKLGRATFQPVDLVRPQQRNRELERLAAGPGVVGIAADLVECRASHRPVIESLLGRVLVVEDLDVALRLARTSGWSRCVTLDGEVVHASGAVTGGRALRQTSGLVQRTSELAECEKSLKGLQKRLSALEAAGKAFENRRSEAVAERTRLQSGLQPVLLAVEEARSWLKSLESELASTERARARLLAEIEGLEATSGSEPVTVDVTEFERVRDEAWKAYSARLKEAESSGERLREARDRAQTAKRRVEDCERRVKTVEESERHRAKRAGGLGPEREAQFAIIERARSERDTHEAEHARLSAMMHELSERRRGSASSVEHTTEQAQEARKAASQAENAAYQAELRRTRIDAKRATVLERLLEEYGVDQAKALSEAPTTVVPPDAGVLVARLRKELKEMGDVNLGAVEAYERLTERFEELDAQAKDIESGMDEVKSSIRELDRLTRDKFTETFVKIKEAFGETFKTVFGGGEGVLDMIQGGEDLDAGVEISVTVPGKKKQRLELLSGGERALSALAFLFALLKVKPSPLVILDEVDAPLDGRNVERFIGLMRDFSKDIQFVLVTHNTTTIQCADVWFGVTMQEPGVSTLVPFKVAEDVGRSPAPDKALVAPRVPDAYFKG
- a CDS encoding flavin reductase family protein, with translation MPRLVWRLADESPSFAYDLLSNLVVPRPIAFVSTLSGTGEANLAPFSFFMLGGAKPPSLAFCPVRGKDGRKKATLTNVEETGEFVVNLVDRDMAEGMNQTAVDAAKRGSKWGIGGFTAVESSVVRPGRVAESPAALECRCVHLFEHGDAAFVIGEVLAVDLSSDVWDAETRKPTGFRPIARLGGSGYLDLAGGKLFEMSRPKADASPSVDL
- a CDS encoding ribose-phosphate pyrophosphokinase, whose product is MKLFAGNAHADLGHKVAEYLGIEIGALTSTRFSDGEIRIQVDESTRGNDVFIIQPTCAPVNDTLMELLIMLDAFRRASANRITVVMPYYGYARQDKKLKPREPVTARLIADLIEEAGAHRVVCIDLHAEQIQGFFDIPVDHLYAGPILGRHFIEQGYSELENVVIVSPDVAGVTRARALAEMLKCPLAIIAKRRPEPNKVDIVEIIGDVEGKKCVMIDDMIDTGGSIIQGAEALLKRGAEDVIAACTHAVFSGNASQKLQDSVVSRVVSLDTVPIPSVKQFPKLTILPSAPLIGEAIRRIHTNESISTLFENYR
- the hrcA gene encoding heat-inducible transcription repressor HrcA — protein: MDPISNRQEQILQAVIVEYVTGAEPVPSETIVKKYQLGVRSATVRSELAEITELGLLDQPHTSAGRVPSDRGYRYYVDRLLVEREPEGQEKKSVRAAAEEEDTLRTLLQETTKALSRLTHLLSAAAVLRDAQLRVRSVLLTAVGPGRSLLVIVFQNGHIENRLIDCPPGTTILQLGDVNAALSRSADGQTIGSLAKAKPPSHDDAATNAVLKTAWNALKSTAKEITRGKLITEGEEYVLAQPEFQRSMDEMQSLLASIEDEEALLSAVSGEGVTIGRENKLESMHGLTILRRSFFAGEEEAGTLAIVGPKRMHYDRTLALLDYSAKAVSDALSKLVK